The sequence TATCTGTTCAGCCTCTTCCTGAATGAACTCGATCACCCGTTTGTCGTCATCGAGTTCACGGCTCTCCTGATCGTAATAGCCTATTTTTACGGTCTTGCCGATATCGATATGGCCGCTGTCGGGCTGCACGCGCCCGGTAATCATGTCGAAAAGCGTTGTCTTGCCAGAGCCGTTCGGACCGATAATGCCGATACGATCTCCCTTTTGCAGCATATAATCGAACGACCGGAGCAGTTTTTTGTCCCCATAGGATTTGGAAACCTGATGAAACTCGATAATCATGCCACCAAGCCGATCGGCGCCAAAACCGATTTCAAACTCTTTCTGCTGTTCCTTTCCCGGAGTATAGACCAGCTCTTCGGCTCGCTGCATTCGGGCCTTCTGTTTGGTGGTACGGGCCTTGCAGCCGGTTCTCATCCAGTCAAGTTCCTGACGGATCAGCGCCTGCCGCTTTCGGTCCTCCCGCTGCTCCTGCTGCTCGAGTTCATCCTTCTGCTGCAGATAACTGGCATAACCTCCGGCAAACGTCCTCGCCGTCCGTCCGTCGAGTTCGAACATGCGATTGGCTACACGATCGAGAAAATACCGGTCGTGAGTAATGAGAATCACCGCCCCCTGATAGCGCCTTATATAATTCTCGAGCCACTCGACACTGTCGGCATCGAGGTGGTTGGTCGGCTCATCGAGAATCAGGGCATCAGACAGAGTTACAAGAGCATGGGCAAGCGCTGTTCTCTTGCGCTGCCCTCCGGAAAGAGTGCCCATTTTGGCCGTTACATCCTGAAGACCGAGTTTTCCCAGCACAACGGTCGCATTTGACTCGAGTTCCCATGCTCCGGTTATATCGAGTTCGTGCGACAGGTGGCTGACCCGTTCAATCAGTTCGGGATCATCGCTGTGTCCTGTTTCAAGTTCCCTGCAGGCAAGCTCATAGTCAAGAATGAGCTGCATGACATTATCACCCGACTTCAGCACGGCTTCGAGTACCGTGTCCTCAGGATTGTAGGGCGATTCCTGAGGAAGATAGGCGATTTTCCTGTTGTTGGTTACCGTAACCCTCCCGTTGTCGGGAGTTTCAACTCCGGCAAGAATTTTCAGGAGCGTACTCTTGCCGCTGCCGTTAGCTCCTATTATACCGATCTTGTCCTTGTCATCTATTCCGAACGAAACATCTTCGAAAAGCTTTTTAAGGCCATACTGTTTGCTCAGGCCTTCCACTGTTAAAAGCACCATACCGTTCCACCTGTTATATTATTCGGGGCATCACAATCGCGTGATAATCTTTTACGTCCAGAAACCGCTCAATATAGCCAATCACATATGGTTTTATGCCTGAAACCATTTCCGTGGTTCATTCTTCCCGTTTTTTTTGATAAACTACAGTTTTTCGAAAACCACGCAATCCGTCTGTAACCAATAAAGCCGAAAAAGGTTAACCCTTATGAGCCGACTGCATGAAGCGCTGGCATGGACCGAAATGCCCGTACCTGAAGAACTGCATCATCTTACTCCGGACCAGCAGCAGCATGTGGTTTCGTATGTAAAAGCGGTTGTGAACCGTAAAACGGACGGTTTTGAAGAACTCTATCATGCCATAGGCATGATCGTGAAGTACATTCCGCACTTTGTGGTTATTCCGCTCATGGTCGAGCATATCAAACCGCCCATAGCGGCTGGCGTCTGCCGGAAAATGGGGGTGGATCAGGCAACAGGCTACGCCAACGACCTGCCGCTCGAGTATTTCAGCGAAGTATCGCGGCATATTGATGCGAGCATGATGGCCGAACTGCTCGGCAAGATGAAAAAACATCATGCTGAAAAGTTCATTCATTACGAACTGCAGCACCATCTCACCCATATACTCGATATTGCCGGGCATCTCGAAAAACGCATGCTCGAAGTAGTGGCAAAGCATGTAACCCTGCCCGAGCACGACGACGACCTGCTGAGGCATCCGCATCATGAAATCATCGAAAAGATACGGGCGCTGCAGTAGAAAACCCTGTAAACCACCGTTCCGGTTCGTCGCAGAAAATATGAAGCCGCTTTCGCTCGGAACTGATCACCATGAAAAGATACTGTAAATACACGTTCAGCACAACAGGGTTACCGGCCAGAGCACATAAACAGACTTTGCTGGTATGAGCATCAGATATTTCCAGTCCATCCCGCAACCATTGCCCGAAAGCCTCCCGGGGAAAGTGCTCGCCATGCCTCCATTCACGCCGGACGAAGCTCCGGCATGTATCGGAACTGCTGTTTTCTTCCACTACATCAACCGCATGGTCACTATCCTGCTGGGAAGCTCCCCTTTGCCGCTGAAAAACGGTATCGGAAAAACGGTTTCGATGCGTCTCGGGGCATGGTATTTCCTGCCGGCGATCCGCCGGGAAAAGAGTCCGGGAACTTCGCTCGGGCTTCTGCCCGCAGCGGAGCTGCCGAATGACCTGTCATGGGCGAAATCTTCGTCTGCGACAGCCGGAGCTTTCGCGAGCCTGTGCAAGCGAGATCGAAAAGGCCGGATAGAATTCTGTTCCGGAATCAGTCCGGAATACCACCAGAGAGATGGTGCTGAAATGGAATGGAAGCAATCCTGATCTTTCCGGCAAGTGGTGCAACAACGCACTGGCCAAACCCGACGCTTCCGAAAAAAGCGCGGGAAGGCTTGCGCTTCTGGCTGCACTCGCGCCTCACCGAATTACCGAAGAGTACGTCCACGAGTTTTCGGCCGCATTTCCCGGCGACAGAAAACTTTTGGGTGTTCTCGCATGGAGCAGCTTCACTGCAGCCAGAAAAATCGGATCCTGGCTCCGATAACGCAAACGGATTGCCCCGTAATCGACTTCTCTGATAAATAAGTAATGTTTTTTTCCGGTCTCCCGGATTCACGACTTTCAGCTGTAAATGCAATGCGACCGGTTTTTCGATCAGACAGACTGCTTTCACACCTGAAAAAACCTTCACCTGCAAGATTTCTGATCCTGCTGTTCCTGCTGTACTATATCCCGGTCATTCTTCTCGTATCGGGAGCAGTTCCGTTCTCTTTCCGCTGGATGGTTCTTGCCGTTGTTTTCCTGATATCCCTGCTGCTCTCCAGGCTCAAGGGGTATCGTGCCGAAGAGCTGGGAATCCGGGTTTCAAACCTGAAGCAATCACTGTTGGCCAACACGCTCTTCATCATTTGCATCGTTGCGCTTTTCCTGCTCCTTGACGATACGGATGTGCTGACCATAAAAGCCGAACCCCCGAAAACCTTTTTTTTCTTTTTCTATGTACTCATTTCAAGTCCTTTGCAGGAGTTCCTGTTCAGGAGCTTTCTGTTTGCGGAAATGAACCGCTCCGGAATTACCCGAGCTTCCGCGCAGGTCGTCGTTTCGGCAGCTTCATTTGCCTTTCTGCATATCATCTATCTTGACGCCTTCACCACTCTGGCGACATTCGCCGCAGGCCTTGTCTTTGCCGGGATTTACAGAAAATATCCCAATCTTGCCGGAGTATCGCTATCCCATGCCGTAATCGGAACCCTTGCGATTCTGGCCGGAATAGCAAGAAAAATGTCTTGACAACAGAAAGCTGCCCGAACAGAAGCCGTAATGAACGTTAAAAAGTCATGGTGCTGTAGAGTTCCAAGCGCAGACGACTGTTGTCGATATCCGAACTGCCCTCCTCACGCGAGGATGCCAGATAGCGTACCGTCGGAGTCAGATTGAACCTGCCTGTTGCCGACTCGAAGACCGGAATCCTGTACTGCGCCCAGAGGAATGCGTTGGTGTAATCGATATCCACCGATGCGCTTCTGTCTGTCATGGCGCTGTAGTCAAACCATGCCGTAAAGGGTCCTTTTTCGGCCTTGATGCGCAGGAAATAGCCGCTGTAATCTACATTCTCTCCGGTATTGGGCACCGTATCGTCAGCCATGGTGCAGAACGCGCTCAACCCGATGGTGGCTTCATCGAGAGGAACCGACAGGTTGGCGCCGAAAGCCATCGGAGAGACCGACGGCTTGAAAACCATGCCGTTCTGATAAGCCATAGAACAGTTGGTCAGCAGTGTGACGAACTCAGGTTCGACAACAACCTTTCCGATATGAGTCTTGTAGGCGGCAAGAAAAGCGTAACCGTCGTTGAACAGTCCGTCACCTTCGTTGCCGCTGTCATCCTGCGAGTTGTTATCAACAACGACAAGGGTGGTGCTGAAAGTGCCGGGACCAATTTTCGTTTTGTAATTGCCACCAAAGAAACGATCGAGATTAAAGGTCGCAACAGGAATATCCGACGGAAGCGCAGGATAGAGAAGCACGTCGTAGATCGGGTTTTCCACGCTGCCAAGCGGAAGTCGTCCGAGGGCGTACATACTGTTTTCAAGTGCGCGTCCGAAAATGAAGTTCGATACATCGAGTTCATATGACTCGCTGTTATTATCTCCTATGGTCTGCCAGCCGCCGGACATTCCAGACTCGTTCTGGATCAACGCCTTGAAGAAATATCCTGAACCAAGATCTGCGGCGGCATGAAGGCCGATACGGTACTGGAAACTCAGATCGTCTTCATCGTCATTGAGACCATTGAAATCGCTGTCGGTGAATTCGCCTCTCAGGCGGACACCGACTTCACCTCCGAACCGAAGCTCTGCAGCGGCCGGAGCCGAAGGGGCCAGCAGAACAAGAACAACAGCGAGCAAAAGTTTTTTCTTCATGGTGTTGCATTGATATGATTTTGTGCATGCTGTATCGGCAAAAAACAAACGAAGAAAGACCGGCGCCCTTTTTTCAGGGTACCGTCACCATAACTTCTGAACGATACAGCAAGAAAACAGCTAACGTCAGAAAAAATCCTGCCCACTCCCATCGGAATTCATGAATAAGAGAATAGCCTCCCTGTCAATCGAAGCATGAGACGTGACCAACGGATATGATAAACCATATACCGAAAAGCACTTCTGTTACATACCGGATCATTGGTACCGGAAGGGTGCGATGAGCATCGATGTGACTTATTTTCCCGCTAACTGCGCGCAAAATAATCAAATGACCGTCTGAACAAAGCCCGTCCCCACAAAAAAGGCAACAAGGGATAATGAAGAGGGTAAAAGTGCAAATGCCTTATCTCGATGCGGCGTCCATCCCGAATTCCACTGCTTCCTGGAACGCCCGCCATGATGCCGGTGAGATGATCGCACCGAACCTGCAGGACAACCTCTACCGGGCAGAATCTTTGCCCGCTCAGCAATGCACTCACTCGGCTCCATGCTTCTGAACATACCGCAGGGAGACTTGCTCTTCCGACAGGACTTTCGCTTAACCCGATTACCCACTCAATTCTGCGCGGCTTTTACCCGATAATTTCGTTCAGGAAAAAGTATTGCGACAGGTTCTTTTTTCCCCGATATGAAATGCCTTCCGAAAACAATTACACGAGTCACAATCATAATAATCCATAGGCAAGTTACCGCATAACATCACTATATTGGTTTTATACCGTTCAAGGAAGAGCCAACATATTATCAGCTTTTTTTCAGGTATGTCACCTGCCCCCATAAAAAAAAGCGATCGGTACGGAAACTGTTCCGTGATATTGCTGTTGCTGATGATTCTGTTTCTCCTGTCTTTTCCGGCGATGCCGGGTCGGCTCGATGCACAGGAGAACAGCGAGACAACAACGCCCGACGATCTTGAATCGTCGATATTCAAACAATCCATCCCGGAAAAACCGGTCGCCGATCGGAATCAGGAAAAAAGCGACACATTAAACCCTGATTGCGACGGCGACATTCCTGACCCTGAAGACGGGCTGCCGTCAATTCCTGTTGTTTTTGTCGATGGATTACTGACAGGGACACTCTCGCCACGTGAATCAAGGTTTGAATATGACGGCAATAAAACGATCGCAAAATTCGGGCTTGGAATCGGATATTTCAGCCAGTCTGACCGGGAAGCGGTGCCTGATGCAAAACTTGAACTGGCGGTCATGCTCGGAAAACATATTGCTATTGGCTCTGTTCTCGAAATGAGCCGACATCGCCGGAACCTCTCCCTGTCGGGCCTCTGGCAACTGCCTGGCTCAGGATTCCGATTGAAAGCTTACTCCGGATACCTGTACGGCAATGAGTTATTTGAAATCAATTCAGCATCAACTGACGTTGATCTCGGCCAGTTCAGTTACGCACTTTCAATTGACTATATCATACCGGACAATAAAAAAAACAGTCTGCTGCAGGCCTTCGGACTGTCACTGGGAAGAGCGCAGGCTTTTCAGCAATCCGGCAGTGAGAGCCATTTCTCTGTCACTGATGAAGATACTCCGGGAAACAGCGGAGAAAACGACAGGATCAAACTGGAAAAAGGACGTTTTTTGGAAACATCGGCTCATATACAACTTGCAGTGCACAGAAACATCGTTGTCAAAGGGAGTTTCGGATATGAGCAGCTTGCATTTCCTCAGGATGACAATTTGACGGATCTGAAGCGATCTGCCTATAAACAGCTGAATATCATCTTCGAGCCCTTTGCCTTCCTTACTATCGGAACCGGTTACAAGGCAGGCCAGACTGAACACCGTATCGATTTTTCAGCAGAATCGGGTAACTGGCTGTTCAGCGTTTGGCGTTCGTACGGACAAAACGGTATTGCCGACAATCATGGCGCCATGCTTTCGTTCCGTCACGTCATTTCTTCAGGAAAGCGCCCCTCACTTGCAGAAAGGATGCGTCGAAACCGGCTGAACGATACGTCATCACTACTTGCCGATGCGCTTGAACAACCGGCTTCGTTGCCGCAGACTTTTCTTGCCAGAACGGCAGCACCGGAGACAATCACAACAGCCAGCACAGATCAACTGGAAATACGCACTCCGACGAAAACCGTAACAGCAGACCGGAATGAGAAGGTTTTTCTGGAAATCGGAACGACCGGAACGCCTGCCCTGAAAGGCATCACACGCAACGGGATCGCCTATGCCAACCGTCAACTGGTTTCGACGAATAACAGACAAATAATCATAAACACCGGTTTCCTCCCTGCGAAAAGAGCGGAAGGCGATACGTTCGTGATCACGATTACCGACGAAACTGCAACAGCGTATCACATTACGGTACTCAATCGTTGAAAAAAGAACATGCAGGGAGGCCGTTGCCGACCGCCCCTGCATTGCCGGTTCCGAATGAAATCAACACGTACGAGTTACTTCCCGAAAGGCTCCGGAGCCGGTGTCGTATCGGAAGAAGGCGGAAGAACGGGAAGCTCAAATACCGGCTGCTTGCCGGTCAGGGTCTTCATGAACGCCACAATCTTTGCATTCTCTTCAGGAGTGAACCGTTTGCCGAGCTGTATCTGCCCCATCACATCGATCGCTTTGGCAAGGGTTGCCGCTTCGCCATCATGGAAATATGGATAGGTCAAAGCAACATTGCGGAGAGCAGGAACCTTGAAATTGAAGCGGTCGGCATCTTTTCCGGTAACGGCAGATCTCCCTTCGACCTTGCTGGCAGCTTTGTAAGGTTCAACAACGCCCATTTTCTGATAGGAATTGCCCCCAAGTGCCGGGCCGTTATGACAGGCAGTACATCCGCTCGATTTGAAAAGCTCATACCCTTCACGTTCATCTTTCGTTATGGCATTATCATCTCCCAGCAGCCATTTGTCAAAACGTGAGCCGGGCGTCACAAGCGTCTCTTCAAATGCAGCTATCGCCTGGGTAATCTGATCGATGGTGATCTGATCGGATCCGAACACTTTTTTAAATTCATCGACATAGCCGGGAATTGACTGCAGTACACCTACCGCAAGCTCATGGGTAAAGGCCATTTCGCCGGGATTGGCAATAGGGCCCCCTGCCTGTTCCTTCAGATCTTTTGCTCTGCCATCCCAGAACTGCGCAAGATTCATGGAGGAGTTCAGAACTGTTGGCGAATTGATCGGACCCTTGTTCCATTTGTGACCAATAGAGGACTTCAGGTTGTCACTGCCTCCCATACTGAGATTGTGGCAGGAGTTGCAGGAGATAAAACCTGATTTTGAAAGCCGGGGATCAAAAAAAAGCTTTTTACCAAGCTCGACCATTTCGGCATTGGAAACCGTTGCTGCACTGATCGGTGATACCGGCTCACCGGCTCTTGGTTTTGGCACTTCCACGTTCAGGGTTTCAGCCGGTTCACTTTTCTTTTCCACCTGGGGTGTCGGCGCGCATGATGCGGTTACCGAAAGTACGGCAATTCCTGAAATAATCTGCCTGAGGTGCATTGCTCTCTCCTTTTTTTGGTTGTGTAAAGAGGTATATCTGTAGCTTCAGGATTCATGTTCAGAGAAAAGATGAATAAGGTTGAAGAGATCATCCATGCGAAACGGCTTGGCAAGAAATTCATTAAACCCGGCTTCCAGGGCATATCTTTTGTCTTCGGGATATGCAAAAGCCGTATGGGCAATTACCGGCAGGGCAGGCCTGAACTGCCTGATCTCCTGTAACGCCTCATAGCCGCTCATATTCGGCATCTTTATATCCATAAGCACCAGGTTTATGTTCGGATGATCATGGACAGCCTGAACGGCTTTTATTCCATCAATCACCGAAATGACTTCAATGCCGCTTCCGGTCAGCACTTTTTCAAGCAGTATCCGGTTGACGTTGTCATCTTCTGCGACCAGTATCGTTAAGTTTTTTTTAAAAATACGGTTACCAGGGTTTTTGGCTTGCTTGATTTCTTTTGGTAATGATACCGCACTGTTGTAGGGCAACGAAAATGAAAACACACTCCCTTCTCCGGCCGATGACTGAACACCGATGCGCCCTCCCAGAAGTTCTACAAGAGACTTTGAAATACTCAGACCAAGTCCGACTCCTTCATATTCACGAACGGGATCAACCTGAGCCTGCCGGAAACGGTCAAATATTTTTTCCGTCAAAAAATCAGGAATGCCAATTCCGGTATCTCTGACATAAAAATCAAGAAAATCTCCATTTTTAGTGCATCCAAAACAGATTTCCCCTGATGCAGTATATTTCAATGCATTCTGAACCAAATTCGTAAGTATCTGAACAAGTCTTGATTTATCGGTAACAATAACACTTGCAGAAGGCGGAACGCATCCGGTGCAGTGAAGCAATAAGCCTTTCCTTGTCGCCTGAGGCTCAAAAAATGCCTGAAGATCATGAAAAATTTTGTCAAGTGACGCTTCCGTGTACTGGATGGCAATCTCACCCGCCTCGATTTTGGATATATCGATAAGATCATTGATGATACTGAGCATCCTCTTGCCGCTCTGATGAATGAGTTCAATGTATTCGTCCTTTTTACTCCCATCCAGCAGGGGCTCTTTCAATAATTCAGAAAAACCGAGTATCCCGTTCATCGGAGTACGAATCTCATGACTCATATTCTCAAGAAAACATGTTTTCAGACGGTCGCTCTCCTCCGCTTTTTCCTTAGCCGCAACAAGCTCACTCCACAGCCTTTTCCGTTCGGTTATATCCTCTTTCACGGCCACATAATTGGTAATATCACCCTGTTCGTTTTTTACCGGAGCGATAATGGCGTTTTCCCAATAGAGTTCTCCGTTTTTCTTTTTATTGAAAAATTCGCCACGCCATACTTTCCCGGCTTTCAGCGTAATCCAGAGCTGCCTGTAGGTCTCCTTTGACATCAAACCCGACTGGAGAACCTTCGGGTTTTTTCCTGAAACCTCTTCAGCTGCGAATCCGGTCAACTCCGAGAATCTCGGATTGACATATTCTATTTCAGCATGTGCATTGGTAATAACGACAACTGCAGGGCTCTGCTGTAATGCAGTCGTAATTTTTTTCATCTCCTCATATGAGCGTTTTCTCGTTGTGATATCGCGGACAGTCGAAATGATGCTTGACCTCCCGGATATCTCTATTCTGCCAGTACTTACCTCAACAGGAACGCTTGTACCGTTTTTATGCCGCTGAACGGCCTCGAATATCTGACTGCCTGGCTCATTAAGCAGAGTAATCTCCCTGTCAATTCCGGTACAGGGAAATACCGGTGCATATATATCCTGCGGAGACATGTTGAGAAGCTCCTGTTCCGAGTAACCAAGAATATCCGATGCTGAACGATTTACCATCTCAAACTTTCCGGGAACTCCGCCCTCAAGCACCGGGTGCACAAAAAGACCATCTCTGATATTGTCAAAAAGCTCGCTCAGCTTCTCACCGCTTTTCACGAGTTCTTCTTCGGCATGTTTCCGTTCGGTTATATCGACCATGACGGTCTGTATCGCCGGATCACCTTCATAAAGAATGGTTGTTCCGAATAACTCGACCCAGCGAATCTTACCGTTTTTGTGTACCATTCTGAACTCTCTGCGAATCTGCTGCAGATGGCTGTTGATGCAGTCATGAAATGCATTGCGATAGCTTTGCCGATCATCCGGATGAACAAGAGCAAGCAGTTCCTTCGAAGAAAAGCTCGTGAGCTCTGCAGGAGAATAGCCGATAATAACCGCCATGGGTTTGCTGGCAAAACAGACTCTCGGAGGATTGTCCTGGGCAATGATCATTCCCTGTATCGATTGCTCTATCAGGCTGCGATACTTTTCCTCGCTCTCGCGAAGCATTGCTTCCGCCTGTTTGAGTGACGTAATATCGAGAACGGTAAAAGTCACCCCCTGAGACAGATCGTCAGAATCGATCGTTGTGGAACTCAGTAACGTATTGATGATAAGCCCGTCTTTCCGCCGCATGCGAACCTCAACGGTTCCTGAGCCGAATTGAGCTATCTGGCGATATTTTTCAGCACCTACGTACGCATATTCTTCATCAGAAAGATAGAGCATGCGAGAACTTTGATTGACCAGTTCATCTCGGGTATAACCGAGAATCTCGCAAAACCGAAGGTTTACTTCTTTAATAACGCGATTTACTACCAAACCGATACCCGAAGGTATCGCTCTCAGAATACTCTGGAGATAGGCATCCCGATTCTGCAATCCAGTCTGTTCTTCTGCCTGAGCTCCTGGCTCTGCAGAAGAAGCCAGCTGAACGAGGTATTCCCGAGACGGCACATCTCCTGTATCCTTCGAACAGAACTGTTTCGAGCCTTTCATAAAATCAGCTCGGATACTTTAAGCAAAACAGAGCGCATGCTTGACTCAATCTGAATTAATGGATAAATCGAAAACCGCTATGGTAAAATCTTTTCATAGATTTTAACGGTATAAATTCCAGTACGACGGGAAACCCTGGGGGGTATAAAGCCAAGTAGAATTAAATTCTGCAATTATTTCTATGTTTGCAAAACTTTATGATTCAAATCATCCAATCAGGAAAAAAATGAGTGAAAATAAAGTAATTCTTATCACTGGAGCCTCTTCGGGAATCGGAATGGCGACAGCGCGGCTAACTGCAAAGGCGGGATACCGCGTTGCTCTTGCAGCACGATCCACGATTAAACTAAACGATCTGGCCTGTGAGTTGGGAGAAGAAAACGCTCTTGCCCTGTATTGCGATGTCACTGACTGGACATCCCAACAGCGCGTCGTTGAAAAAACCCTGGAACGGTTCGGAAGAATCGATGCCGTATTTGCCAATGCGGGTCTTTCAAAAGGTTCCCCGTTTTTCGGCGGATCGGACAAACCGGAAGAGTGGAAAGAGATGGTACTGGTCAATGTGTTCGGTGCGGCTGCAACGGCAAGGCTTACACTCCCTGCACTCACCAAAACAAGGGGACATTTTCTCGTAACCGGCTCGGTTGTCGGCCGCATTACCTCGATACGAAACCTCTATTCTGCGACCAAATGGGCTGTAACCGGCATGGCGCAAGCCATTCGCAACGAAATGACCGAAACCGGCGTACGGGTCACGCTGATCGAGCCTGGAGTTGTCGATACGCCGTTCTGGGATCATCTGCAGAAACCGGGCACCCCGGAACTGAAAGCCGAGGATGTCGCCAGGGCCGTGCTTTACGCTCTTTCGCAACCGTCTCACGTCGATGTCAACGAAATCGTCATTCGACCGGCCGGACAGCCTCACTGAGCGCATATCGGGGTTCCCCGATAAAATAACGACGACCTCAGGATTTTTCCTGAAGCATAGTTTTTTATTTTTTT comes from Chlorobium limicola DSM 245 and encodes:
- a CDS encoding CPBP family intramembrane glutamic endopeptidase, coding for MRPVFRSDRLLSHLKKPSPARFLILLFLLYYIPVILLVSGAVPFSFRWMVLAVVFLISLLLSRLKGYRAEELGIRVSNLKQSLLANTLFIICIVALFLLLDDTDVLTIKAEPPKTFFFFFYVLISSPLQEFLFRSFLFAEMNRSGITRASAQVVVSAASFAFLHIIYLDAFTTLATFAAGLVFAGIYRKYPNLAGVSLSHAVIGTLAILAGIARKMS
- a CDS encoding ABC-F family ATP-binding cassette domain-containing protein, coding for MVLLTVEGLSKQYGLKKLFEDVSFGIDDKDKIGIIGANGSGKSTLLKILAGVETPDNGRVTVTNNRKIAYLPQESPYNPEDTVLEAVLKSGDNVMQLILDYELACRELETGHSDDPELIERVSHLSHELDITGAWELESNATVVLGKLGLQDVTAKMGTLSGGQRKRTALAHALVTLSDALILDEPTNHLDADSVEWLENYIRRYQGAVILITHDRYFLDRVANRMFELDGRTARTFAGGYASYLQQKDELEQQEQREDRKRQALIRQELDWMRTGCKARTTKQKARMQRAEELVYTPGKEQQKEFEIGFGADRLGGMIIEFHQVSKSYGDKKLLRSFDYMLQKGDRIGIIGPNGSGKTTLFDMITGRVQPDSGHIDIGKTVKIGYYDQESRELDDDKRVIEFIQEEAEQIKLKDGQVFSAAKMLERFLFAPSTQYSYIRTLSGGERRRLYLLKQLIGSPNVLLLDEPTNDLDIPTLRVLEDYLDNYQGCLLVVSHDRYFLDRTVEHVFVFEDDGRIRRYPGNYSVYLELKSKYTDRDVTKSAKKETAKETPVAASVSRQRKLNSKEKRELEQLEAWIAEAEARQAAIGNELNAASSDFPLVQKLTEELRRIQKEMDGKMSRWTELAELL
- a CDS encoding PAS domain S-box protein, coding for MKGSKQFCSKDTGDVPSREYLVQLASSAEPGAQAEEQTGLQNRDAYLQSILRAIPSGIGLVVNRVIKEVNLRFCEILGYTRDELVNQSSRMLYLSDEEYAYVGAEKYRQIAQFGSGTVEVRMRRKDGLIINTLLSSTTIDSDDLSQGVTFTVLDITSLKQAEAMLRESEEKYRSLIEQSIQGMIIAQDNPPRVCFASKPMAVIIGYSPAELTSFSSKELLALVHPDDRQSYRNAFHDCINSHLQQIRREFRMVHKNGKIRWVELFGTTILYEGDPAIQTVMVDITERKHAEEELVKSGEKLSELFDNIRDGLFVHPVLEGGVPGKFEMVNRSASDILGYSEQELLNMSPQDIYAPVFPCTGIDREITLLNEPGSQIFEAVQRHKNGTSVPVEVSTGRIEISGRSSIISTVRDITTRKRSYEEMKKITTALQQSPAVVVITNAHAEIEYVNPRFSELTGFAAEEVSGKNPKVLQSGLMSKETYRQLWITLKAGKVWRGEFFNKKKNGELYWENAIIAPVKNEQGDITNYVAVKEDITERKRLWSELVAAKEKAEESDRLKTCFLENMSHEIRTPMNGILGFSELLKEPLLDGSKKDEYIELIHQSGKRMLSIINDLIDISKIEAGEIAIQYTEASLDKIFHDLQAFFEPQATRKGLLLHCTGCVPPSASVIVTDKSRLVQILTNLVQNALKYTASGEICFGCTKNGDFLDFYVRDTGIGIPDFLTEKIFDRFRQAQVDPVREYEGVGLGLSISKSLVELLGGRIGVQSSAGEGSVFSFSLPYNSAVSLPKEIKQAKNPGNRIFKKNLTILVAEDDNVNRILLEKVLTGSGIEVISVIDGIKAVQAVHDHPNINLVLMDIKMPNMSGYEALQEIRQFRPALPVIAHTAFAYPEDKRYALEAGFNEFLAKPFRMDDLFNLIHLFSEHES
- a CDS encoding SDR family oxidoreductase, giving the protein MSENKVILITGASSGIGMATARLTAKAGYRVALAARSTIKLNDLACELGEENALALYCDVTDWTSQQRVVEKTLERFGRIDAVFANAGLSKGSPFFGGSDKPEEWKEMVLVNVFGAAATARLTLPALTKTRGHFLVTGSVVGRITSIRNLYSATKWAVTGMAQAIRNEMTETGVRVTLIEPGVVDTPFWDHLQKPGTPELKAEDVARAVLYALSQPSHVDVNEIVIRPAGQPH
- a CDS encoding cytochrome-c peroxidase — translated: MHLRQIISGIAVLSVTASCAPTPQVEKKSEPAETLNVEVPKPRAGEPVSPISAATVSNAEMVELGKKLFFDPRLSKSGFISCNSCHNLSMGGSDNLKSSIGHKWNKGPINSPTVLNSSMNLAQFWDGRAKDLKEQAGGPIANPGEMAFTHELAVGVLQSIPGYVDEFKKVFGSDQITIDQITQAIAAFEETLVTPGSRFDKWLLGDDNAITKDEREGYELFKSSGCTACHNGPALGGNSYQKMGVVEPYKAASKVEGRSAVTGKDADRFNFKVPALRNVALTYPYFHDGEAATLAKAIDVMGQIQLGKRFTPEENAKIVAFMKTLTGKQPVFELPVLPPSSDTTPAPEPFGK